Below is a genomic region from Microbacterium esteraromaticum.
TTTCGTCAACCCCATTGACTTTCGTCGTCAAACCGGTTTACCTTCGTACCAATCAAACCGGTTAGCCTCGCATCGCAGCGAGGCTTCGCCACACGGAGGTGGCATGAATCGCACGACGATCGCCGACGTCGCCCGCGAGGCGGGCGTCACGAAGGCAACGGTCTCGCACGCGCTGAGCGGCAACCGCCCGATCTCGGAGGAGACACGGGCCCGCGTGCTGGCCGCGGCCGAGCGCCTCAACTGGGTGCCGAGCCAGAGTGCGCGCTCGCTGGCGACCCGACGCGCCAACGCCGTCGGCGTGGTGCTGGCCCGCGACCCCGACGTCATCGCCAACGACTCGTTCTTCCCCGCGTTCATCGCCGGGGTCGAGTCGGTGCTGGCCGAGACCGAGACCGCGCTGATGCTGCAGGTCGTGCCGGATCGGGATGCCGAGCAGCGCGCATACCGGTCGATGGCGCACGGCAGGGCCGATGGGGCGATCCTGCTCGATCTGCGCGTCGAGGACTGGCGCGTCCCCCTGCTCGACGAACTGGGCGTGCCCACCGTGATCGTCGGGGCATACGACGAGGAGCACGACTTCTCGTGCGTGCGCACCGACGACGGCGAGCCCGTGCGGCAGCTGATCGATCATCTCCGCGATGCCGGTCACCGGCGCATCGCCCACGTCTCGGGACCGCTCGACTACGTGCACTCGCGCGCACGCGCCGACGCCTATGTCGAGGTCATGGGAGACGCGGCGCTGCTGCGAGAGGGCGACTTCAGCGCCCGCAGCGGCCGCGATCGCACCGCCGAGCTGCTGGCCCTCGCCGATCGTCCCACCGCGATCCTCTACTCCAACGACACCATGGCGATCGCCGGCCTGTCGTACGCCCGCGCGCAGGGCCTGACCGTTCCCGGCGACCTGGCCGTCGCCGGCTTCGACGACGATCCGCTCTCGGCGCACCTCTCTCCATCGCTGACGAGCGTCTCATCCGACCCGGCCGCCCGTGGCCGGGCCGCCGCGCGGCTTCTGCGCGGCGCCATCCTCGGTGCCGAACCGCGCACCGAGCTCATCGACTGCAACATCGTGCATTTTCGGGAAAGCACCTCGGGACCGGCATCCGCGGGCCCTGACGTTTCGAGGAGGACACCATGAAGAAGATCCATTCCGCAGCGCTCATCGGCGCATTCGCACTCGTCGTCACCGGCTGCTCGGCCGGCGGCGCCGGTGGCGGCACAGAGGCGAACGACGGCGCAGGCGGCATCAAGATCTGGCTGTCGAACAACGAGCAGGAGCTCGCCTGGGGCAAGGAGGTCGTGAAGGCCTGGAACGACGAGCATCCGGATGCCCAGGTCGAGGCGCAGGAGATCCCCGCCGCCTCATCCTCGGAAGAGGCGATCACCGCTGCCATCACCGCAGGCACCGCGCCGTGCCTGGTGTTCAACATCGCTCCGGCGGCGGTCTCGGGCTGGGTCAAGCAGGGCGGACTCGTCGATCTCAGCACGCTCGACGGCGCCGACGACTACATCGGCGGACGCGGCGGCGACGTCGACTCCTACCGTACGGACGACGCCTTCTACCAGCTGCCGTGGAAGTCGAACCCCGTCATGGTGATGTACAACAAGGAGCTGTTCACCAAGGCCGGACTCGACGCCGACGACCCGAAGATGAACACGTACGACGCATTCCTCGACGGTGCGCGCGCGATCGTGAACTCGGGCGTGCAGAGCGCGATCTGGCCGGCTCCGACGAGCGAGTTCTACCAGCCCTGGTTCGACTTCTACCCCTTCTACCTGGCCGAGACCGACGGCACGATGCTGGTCGAAGACGGCAAGGCCACCATCGACTCGGACGCGGGCGCGAAGGTCGCCGACTTCTGGGCGACCGTCTACAAGGAGAAGCTGGCCCCGAACGAGAAGTCCACAGACGACGCCATGTCGTCGGGCACGACCGCCATGCAGCTCGCCGGCCCCTGGGCGATCCCGTCGTACGCCGACACCGTCGACGTCGGCTTCATGCCGGTGCCGACATCGGACGGTCAGGAGAACCCGAAGACCTTCGCCGACTCGAAGAGCATCTCGATGTTCACCTCGTGCAAGAACCAGGGCACCGCGTGGGAGTTCCTGCAGTTCGCGACGAACGAGGAGAACGACGGACTGCTGCTCGAGAAGACGGGTCAGATGCCGATGCGCACCGATCTGCGCGACACCTACCCCGACTACTTCGACGCGAACCCGAACTACGTCGCCTTCGCCGATCAGGCCGAGAACACGGTCGATGTGCCCAGCATCCCCAACTCGGTGGAGGCGTGGCAGGCGTTCCGCGACGAGTACTCCGCATCGGTGATCTTCGGCAAGGAGCCCACCTCGGAGTTCCTCGAGAAGGCCGCCGAGAAGATCGACGGCATCGTCGCCGAGTGACGCGATGACCGACCGGAGCACGCGGCTGCGCACCAGGATCCTCGGTGCGCAGCCGCTGGGCGGCCTGTTCGCCCTGCCGTATTTCGTGTTCGTGCTGGCGATCTTCGCGTACCCGCTGATCTTCGCCGTCTACATCGCGTTCCACGACTACTTCTTCACCGCCCCCGGAGTCGAACCCGAGCGGCCGTTCGTGGGCTTCGACAACTTCGCCGAGGTGATGACCGATCCGAAGGTGTTCGACGCGTTCCGCAACACGCTCGTGTTCCTGGTGATCAACGTGCCGCTCACCGTCGTGCTGTCGATGGTCCTCGCTACGGCGCTGAACAGCGGCATCCGGTGGGTGGCGGCGTACCGGGTCGCCTTCTACGTGCCCTACCTGACGGCCAGCGTCTCGCTGGTAGGCGTCTGGATGCTGATGTTCTCGAGCAACGGGCTCATCAACACCTTCCTCGGCGATCTCGCCCCGAAGCCGTCGTGGCTGGTGAACAGCGCGCTGGCGATGCCGATGATCGCGCTCTACGTCACCTGGAAGCAGCTCGGGTTCTACATCCTGCTGTACCTCGCCGCGCTGCAGAACGTGCCGAAGGAGCTCTACGAGTCGGCTGAGACCGACGGGGCGGGCGGGTTCGCCCGATTCATGAACGTGACCGTCCCCGGGGTGCGCAACGCGACGACGCTCGTGCTGATCCTGTCGATCATCACCGGAGCGAACCTGTTCACCGAGCCCTACCTGCTCACCAGCGGCGGCGGACCGGACGGAGCGTCGGTCACCCCCGTGCTGCTGATCTATCAGCAGGGCATCCAGCAGCAGAACCCCGACACCGCTGCGGCGATCGGGATGATCCTCGTCGTGCTGGTCGGCGCACTGTCGCTGATCGCGAACCGAGCCACCCAGGAGCGATGATGCGTGCCAGACGACGACTCCCCCGCGTGCTGAGCGTGACGCTGCTCACGCTGGCGGCGATCGTGTTCGTGTTCCCGTTCTACTTCATGATCGTCGGCGCGTTCCAGGAGAACCCGACGAACGCACCGGACGAGCTGCTGCCGATGGGCGGCTGGACTCTGCAGAACTTCGCGAACATCGACTCGCGCATCGATCTGCTCCGCTCGCTGCTGAACTCGCTCATCTTCACCGCCGGCGTGCTGCTCGGCACGGTGGTGTTCGGGATGCTCGCGGGGTACGCCCTCGCGCGGCTCGACTTCCGCGGTCGCGGTGTGCTGTGGGTGCTGATGCTGCTCGTGCAGATGGTGCCGTTCCAGCTGCTGATGATCCCGCTCTACGTGCAGATCACGCGCACCTACGGTCTGGGCGACTCGTACCTCGGGATGATCCTGCCGTTCGCGATCAACACGACGGCGGTGTTCATCTTCACCCAGTTCTTCAAATCGCTGCCTGCCGAGATCTTCGAGGCCGCGCGCATCGACGGCGCCGGCGAGCTGCGCCTGCTCACCGCGGTGGCTGTGCCGCTGATCCGGCCGGTGCTGGTGACCGTGGTGCTGATCACCTTCATCGGCCCGTGGAACGAGTTCCTCTGGCCGTTCCTCATCACGAAGGACGCCTCGCTGCAGCCGCTGGCCGTCTCGCTCGCGAACTACATCTCCAACGTCGCTCAGTCGACCGCCAACCCGAACGGCGCGATCCTCGCCGGCGCGACGGCTCTCGCGCTGCCCGTCGTCGTGCTCTTCTGCGTCTTCCAGCGCTTCTTCACCGCCACCGATCTCGGGGCCGCCGTCAAGGGCTGACGCCCCCGACGCGTCTCAGAAAGGACATCATGTTCACCGGAGCATCCTTCCCGCTCGGACCCTTCACCCCCTACGAGGGGAACCCCATCCTGCGGCCTCGCGGCGAGAGCTGGGAGTCGTCCAACCTCTACAACCCGGCGGCTCTCGTCGACGGCGACGAGGTGCTGCTGCTGTACCGCGCCCACGCCGACGACATCGTCTCGCACATCGGACTGGCCCGCTCACGCGACGGGGTGAACTTCACCCGCGAGGACGAGCCGATCCTCTCCCCCGCCGAGGACTACGAGCGCTACGGCTGCGAGGACCCTCGCATCGCGCTCATCGACGGCACCTACTACCTCACGTACACGGGCTGGGATCGCCGCAGCGCCCAGCTGTGCCTGGCCACCTCCACAGACCTGCGCGAATGGACGAGGCATGGCCCGCTCTTCGACGACTTCGACACGTTCAAGACCATGGACCCGCGCGGGTTCAACTGGTCGAAGGCCGGCGTGATCGTGCCGGTGAGGATGCACGGGAAGTGGTGGATGTACTTCGGCGAGGGCGGCATCTACTGGGCCACCAGCGACGATCTCATCCACTGGACGCCAGGCACGCCTGACACCGAGCCGATGTACTCGCCCACACCGGGCACCTGGGACGAGGCCCTCGTGGAGATCGGCACGTCTCCCGTCGTGACGGACAACGGCCTTCTCTTGATGCTCACCAACGGGGCGACGCGCACCGTGCACGACGACGGCTCGGTCGACGTCGACTACCGCTGCGGCCAGATCGCGATCGATCCGGATGAGCCGACCCGCGTCATCGCCCGCATGCAGGAGCCGTGGCTCAGGCCGCAGACCTTCGAGGACCTCAACGGTCTCGTGTCGAACGTGACCTTCGTGGAGGGCCTCGTGAAGTTCCACGGGAAGTGGTTCGCGTACTACGGCCAGTCCGACACGACGCTGGCCGTCGCGATCCACGACCCCGAGCAGCCCTGGGGCAGGGCTCTGAGAGAGGAATGAGAATCATGGAGACCACGCGACGCGGGTTCCTGACCGCAGCCGGCGCCTCCGCGCTCGGGGCGGCATCCGTCATCACCGCCGGGGCGGGCGCTGCGCCCGCCGTCGCCGCGCAGACGGCATCCGCACGACCGACGCGACATGCGGGAGCGGGGCGGCTGACCAACCTCGACCACCTGCGATTCCTGCTCGACGAGGTGCCGCTCGCACCGACCGACGCGCACACCACCTTCGAGATCGAGGCCGAGCCGCGGGCGCTCGCCCCGTGGACCTACGCCGACTCCGACGGATCCGGCGGTTTCCGCCGCGTCGGCGGCGGAACGCTCGACGAGACCACGGGCCACTGGACGCAGGGGGCGTACAACGCCGACGACATCTCCCGCGCAGCGGTGGTGTTCCTGCGCGACTGGCGGGCCGGCGGCGGCGAGCGCAGCCGCGACGACGCCCGGGAACTGCTCAGGACGCTCGCATACCTACAGACCGTCGACGGGCCGAACACGGGCAACGTCGTGCTGTGGCAGCAGGCGGACGGCACGCTGAACCCGAGTGCGATCCCGGTGGAGCTGCCCGATCCGTCGGATTCGGCCGAGTCGTACTGGCTCGCCCGCACCGTCTGGGCATTCGGAGAGGGCTGCGCGGCCTTCCGGAAGGAGGATGCCGCATTCGCGGCCTTCCTCCTCGAGCGGCTGCATCTGTGCCTCGATGCCCTCCAGCGTCAGTCGCTGTCGAAGGTGGGGACCTTCGTGCAGAGCGACGGCGTTGAGCTGCCGGCCTGGCTGATCACCGGCGGAGCGGACGCCACGGCCGAAGCCATGCTCGGTCTCGTCGCCGCGGCACGCACCCTGCCGGACGACGCGCGGATACGGCGAGCGCTCGCCTCGTACGGCGAGGGCGTCGCGAGCATGGCGACGGATCCTGACGGCGGCTGGCCGTTCGGGGCGGTGCTGCCGTGGACCGGCTCCCTCGGCTTCTGGCATGCCTGGGGAGCTGCCGCGCCAGAGGCGCTGGCAGCCGCCGGCTCGCTGCTCGGCAGGCGGGAGTGGGTGTCCGCGTCGGCCGGAGACGCCGGCGGGTTCACCCCGCTCGTGCTGACCTGCGGTGGTCCCGCCAACGCGTGGGCGCCGCTGCCGGCCGAGGCCCAGATCGCGTACGGCGCGCATGGCCGGGTCGCGGGAGCGCTGCAGGCCGGGGGCGCAGGGCACCGTGTGCTCGCCGGCCTCGCCGCCGGGTGGTTCTTCGGAGCCAACACGGCCGGCGTGCCCGTGTACGACCCGGCGACCGGCGTCACCTTCGACGGCGTGGAGACCGACGGCAGGGTCAACCGCAACTCGGGTGCGGAGTCGACGATCCACGGGCAGCTCACCATGCTGCTGCTCGACAGCGCCCCCGACGTCGCCGCGATCGCCACGTCGATCTCCGGGCTGAGGGCGCACACGGGCCTGCGCGCCATCGACGCCGAGAACGCGACCCTCTCGCCCGGGTGCACGGTGGTTCGCCCCGCGACGGGCGCGTGGACCGGCGAGGGGAACCTGTCGGGCGGTGCCTACGTGCAGGTGCCCGAGGGGGAGTGGGTCGAGTTCGAGGTGGCGGAGGCCGCCGTGCTGCACGGGCTCATCTGGCGCCAGGCGACGGATGTCGGCGACGCGGTGTGGGAGGTGCGGGCAGGCGGGCGCACCTGGACGAAGACGACTCCGGCCGGCGGCACCGGCACGCGCGGGCTGACCGAGGCGGACGGGATGCTGGTGCCGCAGCTGCTCGGCGAGTCGCTGGAGCGTGCGGTGGTGCGGTGCACGAGCCGCGGAGACGTGCGCCTGGATGCCCTGGTCGTGCAGCCTCTGGTGACCACGGCGGTGTACGAGACCGCAGCCGGTGACGCGGTGCTCTATGCGAACAGCACAGCGACCGACCGGCAACACGCCCCGCTCGCCGAAGGAGACGGACGCACCTACGGCTGGGATGGTTCGCAGCACGGGCAGGCGGCGCGAGGACGATCCGTGCGCGTACGGGGCGGAGGGTTCACGATCACCCTTCCGTAGTGCTGACAGGAGCATGATGGGAGGGTGGTCGACATCCTCTCCGCACTCACGAAGCTGCCCGATCCCCAGTACGTCGAAGTGGGCGACGGCGTAGCCCTGGCCTCCTACTCGTGGGGGGATCCAGACGGACCCGCGCTCGTGCTCGTGCACGGGTTCGCGTCGAGCACCGCCGACACGTGGGTGCACACCGGGTGGGTGCGGATGCTCGAGCGCGAGGGGTTCCGCATCCTCGGCATCGACCAGCGCGGGCACGGCGCGAGTCAGAAGCCGCACGAATCGGCCGGCTACACGGTGCGCAACCTCGCGCGCGACATCGAGTCGGTGCTCGACACGTTCCTGATCGACGAGGCCATGTACGTCGGATACTCGCTGGGAGCGCGTGTCGGCTGGCAGGTGGCGCTCGACCTCGCCGACCGCATCCCGCGGGCGGTGCTCGGAGGGGTGCCGGACGGCATCCCGCTCGACAGGCTCGACACCGATCAGGTGCGCCGGTACGCCGACGACGGCACCCCGGTGACCGACCCGGTGACGCAGAACTACGTCGCCCTGGCCGAGCGGGTGCCCGGCAACGACATGTATGCGCTGCTCGCGCTGGCCGAGGGGATGCGCGACTCCCGCTCGATCGATCCGGACACCGCGCACGCGCCGCAGCAGCCGGTGCTGTTCGCGACGGGAGAGCAGGATGCGGTGCTCGCCGGCTCGCGCCGGCTCGCCGAGGCTGCGCCGCAGGCGACGTTCTTCGAGATCCCGGGGCGTCATCACTTCAACGCCCCGGGCGCGAAGGCGTTCCGGATGGCGGCGCTGGAGTTCTTGAAGGGCGAGCCCGCGGTCTCTCACGAGTGATGCGGTCACTCACGAGTGGGGTGGTTTCTCGGAGCTCGTCGCGCCGGTCTAACGTGTGAGGGTGACGTTCGACGGCCCGCTCTCGGCATCCGCGTACGAGCTCCTCGGGGTCGCGGCGAGCGCCGATGACGATGAGCTGCGGCGCGCATACCGGCTGCGGCTGCGGCAGACGCACCCTGACACGGGCGGAGACGCCGCGCTGTTCGTGCGCGTGCAGCGGGCGTGGGAGCTGATCGGCACTCCCGAGGCCAGGGCCCGATACGACCGCAGCAGCGGCGCATGGGCGGCGCCGTCGGCATCCGGCCGCCGTTCCGGCACCAGGCCGGGCACGAAGTCGTACGGCACGGCCGGCGCATGGCATCGCCTGCGGTACCTGCAGCTGCTGACCGAGCACCTCGGCCGAGCCGTCACGGCGCGCGAGGCGGTGGATCCCGTCACCGTGCGCTCGGCGCCGTGGCAGGCGAGGCGGATGCTCGCGGAGGCGCTCGCCGAGGAGGCGACGGCGTCGACGATCGACGACCTCGGCATCGGGTTCACGGCCTGGCACGATCTGGTCGCCGGATCGGATGCCGCGCAGAAGCTGTCGCACGCGGTGCTGGGGCCGGCCGGGCTCTACGGGCTCGCATCCGAGGACTTCGGCGACCCCGTGCGGTTCCGTCAGGGCGAGGTGATCGGGACGGGCGTCGGCGGGGAGACGCCCGTCGCGGATCTCCTCGCCCGGGTGCGGACGATCTCCCGCGCAGCGCGGGTGCGGTTCGCCGGGGCGATCCTGATCCTGCCCGACGAGCAGCTCGACGAGGCCGTCACCGTGCTCGGCTCCGTGCGCGGCGTGCTGGTCGCGGTGGTGCGCCGCAGCTCGCTGCGCACGGTGCTGCGCGGCGGGATACCCGGGGCCAGGCCGCTGGGCGCGGTCGAGGCGTTCGACGTGCGCACCCGTCTTCCGCAGGCGGCGCGCGTGCTCGTGCCGTGAAGCCCGTTTGTCGGACGCTCGTGTTCTGATGGGCGCATGACCATCGCGAACTCTGCAGACGGCACTCCCATCGCGTACTCCTCCCGAGGCGACGGTCGCACCGTCGTGATCGTGAACGGCGCGCTCTCGACCGCGGCCGACGCGGCTCCCCTGGCTCAGGCACTGGCCGACGCCGGCTTTCGCGCCGTCACCTGGGACCGGCGGGCGCGTGGCGACAGCGGCGACCGCACGGGGTCGGGCCCGGATGACGAGGTGGCCGACCTGGCCGCCGTCATCTCCGCCGCCGGCGGGGCGGATGCCGTGCTCGGGCACTCGTCGGGAGCCGTGCTGGCGCTGTATGCGGCATCGCGCGGCGTGGCGACGGGCGCGCTGTTCCTCTCCGAGCCGCCGATCGACTTCGACGGCTCCGGCCACGGGCCGGACCTCGCCGACCGCCTCCAGGCTCTGGTCGACGACGGCCGCCCGGATGAGGCTGTGGCGACCTTCCAGCTCGACGCGGTCGGGCTGCCCCGCGAGATGGTCGACGCGGGTCGGACGAACGGCATGCTCGCCGCCCTCGCACCGCTCGGACAGTCCACGGTGTACGACGTGAATC
It encodes:
- a CDS encoding LacI family DNA-binding transcriptional regulator, giving the protein MNRTTIADVAREAGVTKATVSHALSGNRPISEETRARVLAAAERLNWVPSQSARSLATRRANAVGVVLARDPDVIANDSFFPAFIAGVESVLAETETALMLQVVPDRDAEQRAYRSMAHGRADGAILLDLRVEDWRVPLLDELGVPTVIVGAYDEEHDFSCVRTDDGEPVRQLIDHLRDAGHRRIAHVSGPLDYVHSRARADAYVEVMGDAALLREGDFSARSGRDRTAELLALADRPTAILYSNDTMAIAGLSYARAQGLTVPGDLAVAGFDDDPLSAHLSPSLTSVSSDPAARGRAAARLLRGAILGAEPRTELIDCNIVHFRESTSGPASAGPDVSRRTP
- a CDS encoding sugar ABC transporter substrate-binding protein, whose amino-acid sequence is MKKIHSAALIGAFALVVTGCSAGGAGGGTEANDGAGGIKIWLSNNEQELAWGKEVVKAWNDEHPDAQVEAQEIPAASSSEEAITAAITAGTAPCLVFNIAPAAVSGWVKQGGLVDLSTLDGADDYIGGRGGDVDSYRTDDAFYQLPWKSNPVMVMYNKELFTKAGLDADDPKMNTYDAFLDGARAIVNSGVQSAIWPAPTSEFYQPWFDFYPFYLAETDGTMLVEDGKATIDSDAGAKVADFWATVYKEKLAPNEKSTDDAMSSGTTAMQLAGPWAIPSYADTVDVGFMPVPTSDGQENPKTFADSKSISMFTSCKNQGTAWEFLQFATNEENDGLLLEKTGQMPMRTDLRDTYPDYFDANPNYVAFADQAENTVDVPSIPNSVEAWQAFRDEYSASVIFGKEPTSEFLEKAAEKIDGIVAE
- a CDS encoding carbohydrate ABC transporter permease produces the protein MTDRSTRLRTRILGAQPLGGLFALPYFVFVLAIFAYPLIFAVYIAFHDYFFTAPGVEPERPFVGFDNFAEVMTDPKVFDAFRNTLVFLVINVPLTVVLSMVLATALNSGIRWVAAYRVAFYVPYLTASVSLVGVWMLMFSSNGLINTFLGDLAPKPSWLVNSALAMPMIALYVTWKQLGFYILLYLAALQNVPKELYESAETDGAGGFARFMNVTVPGVRNATTLVLILSIITGANLFTEPYLLTSGGGPDGASVTPVLLIYQQGIQQQNPDTAAAIGMILVVLVGALSLIANRATQER
- a CDS encoding carbohydrate ABC transporter permease, with protein sequence MMRARRRLPRVLSVTLLTLAAIVFVFPFYFMIVGAFQENPTNAPDELLPMGGWTLQNFANIDSRIDLLRSLLNSLIFTAGVLLGTVVFGMLAGYALARLDFRGRGVLWVLMLLVQMVPFQLLMIPLYVQITRTYGLGDSYLGMILPFAINTTAVFIFTQFFKSLPAEIFEAARIDGAGELRLLTAVAVPLIRPVLVTVVLITFIGPWNEFLWPFLITKDASLQPLAVSLANYISNVAQSTANPNGAILAGATALALPVVVLFCVFQRFFTATDLGAAVKG
- a CDS encoding glycoside hydrolase family 130 protein → MFTGASFPLGPFTPYEGNPILRPRGESWESSNLYNPAALVDGDEVLLLYRAHADDIVSHIGLARSRDGVNFTREDEPILSPAEDYERYGCEDPRIALIDGTYYLTYTGWDRRSAQLCLATSTDLREWTRHGPLFDDFDTFKTMDPRGFNWSKAGVIVPVRMHGKWWMYFGEGGIYWATSDDLIHWTPGTPDTEPMYSPTPGTWDEALVEIGTSPVVTDNGLLLMLTNGATRTVHDDGSVDVDYRCGQIAIDPDEPTRVIARMQEPWLRPQTFEDLNGLVSNVTFVEGLVKFHGKWFAYYGQSDTTLAVAIHDPEQPWGRALREE
- a CDS encoding alpha/beta fold hydrolase; translation: MVDILSALTKLPDPQYVEVGDGVALASYSWGDPDGPALVLVHGFASSTADTWVHTGWVRMLEREGFRILGIDQRGHGASQKPHESAGYTVRNLARDIESVLDTFLIDEAMYVGYSLGARVGWQVALDLADRIPRAVLGGVPDGIPLDRLDTDQVRRYADDGTPVTDPVTQNYVALAERVPGNDMYALLALAEGMRDSRSIDPDTAHAPQQPVLFATGEQDAVLAGSRRLAEAAPQATFFEIPGRHHFNAPGAKAFRMAALEFLKGEPAVSHE
- a CDS encoding J domain-containing protein, which codes for MTFDGPLSASAYELLGVAASADDDELRRAYRLRLRQTHPDTGGDAALFVRVQRAWELIGTPEARARYDRSSGAWAAPSASGRRSGTRPGTKSYGTAGAWHRLRYLQLLTEHLGRAVTAREAVDPVTVRSAPWQARRMLAEALAEEATASTIDDLGIGFTAWHDLVAGSDAAQKLSHAVLGPAGLYGLASEDFGDPVRFRQGEVIGTGVGGETPVADLLARVRTISRAARVRFAGAILILPDEQLDEAVTVLGSVRGVLVAVVRRSSLRTVLRGGIPGARPLGAVEAFDVRTRLPQAARVLVP
- a CDS encoding alpha/beta fold hydrolase produces the protein MTIANSADGTPIAYSSRGDGRTVVIVNGALSTAADAAPLAQALADAGFRAVTWDRRARGDSGDRTGSGPDDEVADLAAVISAAGGADAVLGHSSGAVLALYAASRGVATGALFLSEPPIDFDGSGHGPDLADRLQALVDDGRPDEAVATFQLDAVGLPREMVDAGRTNGMLAALAPLGQSTVYDVNLTSRVRRPDAALLGVAVPVTVLRGEQTFPFLIASSDRLASQIPGAELVVVPESIMHRPDPAATARVLAERI